A stretch of Chryseobacterium viscerum DNA encodes these proteins:
- a CDS encoding ROK family protein produces the protein MQNIVGIDIGGSHITLAQVDPEKREIISSTYVREHVDAFENKEVIFSAWVSAIHKAAHDLVKEDLLIGIAMPGPFDYNNGISLMQQGKFIDIYQVNIKEELAKRLDISQKQIHFVNDAAAFMEGEVFGGCAQGFNRIFGVTLGTGLGTTFFNGEFATDEDLWDSPFRDSICEDYLATRWFVNRYKELTGEEISGTKDLLDKPAEMQTRIFDEYADSFSEFIVRYVDHYKPEVLVIGGNIAKAYPHFEQRFIQNLTKNNINLQVKISAIFEDAAILGAASYALKKLI, from the coding sequence ATGCAGAATATAGTAGGAATAGATATTGGAGGGTCGCATATCACGCTGGCTCAGGTAGATCCGGAAAAACGTGAAATCATTTCATCAACCTATGTAAGAGAACATGTAGATGCTTTTGAAAATAAAGAAGTTATTTTCTCCGCATGGGTTTCGGCTATTCATAAAGCGGCTCATGATCTGGTAAAAGAAGATCTTTTAATTGGTATTGCAATGCCGGGACCTTTCGATTATAACAACGGAATATCACTGATGCAGCAGGGAAAATTTATTGATATCTATCAGGTAAATATTAAAGAAGAGCTGGCAAAAAGACTGGATATTTCCCAGAAGCAGATTCATTTTGTAAATGATGCCGCCGCCTTTATGGAGGGAGAAGTATTTGGAGGTTGTGCTCAGGGTTTCAACAGAATTTTTGGGGTGACTCTTGGAACAGGATTGGGAACAACTTTCTTCAACGGAGAGTTTGCTACGGATGAAGATTTATGGGATTCTCCTTTCAGGGACTCTATCTGTGAAGATTATCTGGCAACACGTTGGTTTGTGAACCGCTATAAAGAACTTACCGGAGAAGAAATTTCAGGAACTAAAGATTTGTTGGATAAACCAGCTGAAATGCAAACCAGAATATTTGATGAATATGCAGACTCTTTCTCAGAATTTATTGTCAGATATGTAGACCATTACAAACCGGAAGTTTTAGTTATAGGAGGGAATATTGCCAAGGCTTATCCTCATTTTGAGCAAAGATTTATTCAGAATTTAACAAAGAATAATATTAACTTGCAGGTTAAAATTTCGGCTATATTTGAAGATGCAGCCATTCTTGGAGCTGCCAGCTATGCATTAAAAAAGCTTATATAA